The Rickettsiales bacterium genome includes a region encoding these proteins:
- a CDS encoding SIR2 family protein: MISLMKEDGCNTPNIEDILTQVRALASVAGKGTVRGFVAKDLETLDTEICTIISEEVNKSLPDSLSPYHNLAIWTRTIERDKPVHIFTTNYDLLIEQSFEESSAPYFDGFVGSRKAFFDLGAVENEHVLPPRWTRYWKIHGSINWRLDAKKNVVRSDDLAKDNHHLIYPSHLKYDQSRKMPYLAMLDRLKDFMLKQSSILFISGYSFSDDHINDVLCRCLESNSTGMAYAFIFGKLEDEKYKKARECSFRTPNLSLLAFDGAVIGRNKGNWSYNDDMRTNIPEGIVSPLPKESEDEQPKCEVRLGDFLQFSNLLKGLSGADESDE, encoded by the coding sequence ATGATCTCTTTAATGAAAGAAGATGGCTGCAATACGCCTAATATTGAGGATATATTAACGCAAGTTCGTGCCCTAGCAAGTGTAGCTGGAAAAGGAACCGTAAGGGGTTTTGTTGCTAAGGACTTAGAGACGCTTGACACCGAAATTTGCACAATAATATCCGAAGAAGTAAATAAGTCTCTGCCAGACTCTCTGTCCCCTTACCATAACTTAGCAATATGGACGCGGACTATCGAGCGCGATAAGCCTGTGCATATTTTTACTACTAACTATGACTTACTCATCGAGCAATCTTTTGAAGAGTCTTCCGCCCCATACTTTGATGGATTTGTTGGATCAAGAAAGGCTTTCTTTGATCTTGGTGCCGTAGAAAACGAGCATGTGCTTCCGCCAAGATGGACAAGGTATTGGAAAATACATGGATCAATAAATTGGCGGCTAGATGCTAAAAAGAATGTCGTAAGAAGTGATGACCTTGCAAAGGATAATCATCACCTAATCTATCCCTCTCATTTGAAATATGATCAAAGCAGAAAAATGCCTTATTTGGCTATGCTGGATAGGTTGAAGGATTTTATGCTGAAGCAATCTTCAATACTATTTATTTCCGGTTATTCATTTAGCGATGATCATATAAATGATGTGCTTTGCAGATGCCTAGAAAGCAATTCAACCGGCATGGCCTATGCGTTCATTTTTGGAAAATTAGAAGATGAAAAATATAAAAAGGCACGCGAATGCTCATTCCGCACTCCTAATTTGAGCCTGCTAGCATTTGATGGAGCTGTTATAGGAAGGAACAAGGGAAATTGGTCATATAACGATGACATGCGAACTAATATACCTGAAGGGATAGTCTCCCCACTACCAAAGGAATCTGAAGATGAGCAGCCTAAGTGCGAAGTTAGGCTCGGTGATTTTCTACAATTTAGCAATCTATTGAAGGGCTTGAGTGGCGCAGATGAAAGCGATGAGTAA